Part of the Paracoccus sp. MC1862 genome, ACTAGCAACTGCGTCTATCCGAAGGACTAATGTCGCCATGGCGTGCCAATCCCTAGCGACGGGTAATTTGGTCAGCCGCTGCCGTGTCACGAAGTGAAACAATGGCGTTGGCGAATTCATCCGCATGATCGGCTTGCAGAACAGCGTTCTCTGCGATTGCTTCTACCCCGTGCAAAGTTATGGACGTTGCCACCATGGCCTTTCCTAATTGTTCCATCCCGGATGATCACATAGACGGTCGCCGGGCCGCCTTGTTCATGGCAAGATCGATCCTGGGTGAGGTCCGGGACGGGAGTCGGGCCTGTTGATCTCTCTGCACAGGCAGGCAACCACGACACCGAAGATCCGGGCCGCCATCCAGGCGGGCACGGAGCCGGCTTGGATGGCGGCCGAGCGCTACGGCATCTCCGGGCAGACCGTCTGGAAATGGTGCAAGCGCGACGGCGTCCATGACCGGAGCCACACGCCGCACCGGTTGCAGACCACGCTGACGCCGGCCCGAGGCAGGCGGTGGCGGTTGCGCTGCGCAAGTCCTTGCTGCTGCCGCTCGACGATCTGCTCTCGGTGGTGCGCGAGTTCCTCAATCCGAATGTCTTGCGTTCCGGCCTCGACCGCTGCCTGCGGCGGCATAGCGCCGGCAACTTGCGCGATCTGAAACCGGCCGCGCCCAGGCCCGCCCACAAGCCCTTCAAGGACTATGCGGCGGGCTACCTCCACATCGACGTGAAACATCTGCCGCAGATGGCCGACGAGGACCGGCGGCGCTACCTGTTCGTGGCCATCGACCGCGCCACCCGTTGGGTGTTCGTGCGCGTCTACCCGGCGAAGACGGCTGCGAACGCGCGGCGCTTGTCTCACGCGACCTGGAACGCGCCGCGCCGATGCGGATCAACCGGGTGCTGACCGACAACGTCCTATGTCAGGAGCAAATCGCCGCTTGAGGCGTCAGATCGCGGGGCATCCGAGCGACCGGATACCCTTAAGATGTTCGCCCGAGCGGGCTCCGCCGTCAAGAAGTGGTCTCTCCCATAGCAAACACAGGGTCGGCCCGGTCGCCGCCCTCACCGTCCTCAAGACGAGATCCGAATTCCCAAGCGGAAGGCCCGAACATTATCTACGAGGTCAGCACGCTGCCTCCACGGCTCGCCAGAGAGAGGTCCTTCCGCTCGGGCTCGCCCCCTCGAAGAAGGGACGATAGGGTTCGCCGGATTTGATCACGGCGTGAATGGTGCGGGCCATCTTCGCGGCGATGGCGGTGTAGGCCTTGCGACGGAGGTCCGGATTATGGCGGTCTTGCGCAATGTAGCGCTCGAACTTGTCGCGGAAGCTGTTGGCCCGCTGGAGCACGGCGGTCTGTCCAGCCATCCAGAGCGTCCGCCGCAATCTGGCATTGCCATACTTCGAGATCCTGCTTCTGCCGCGGAACAGACCGGATTGCACCGTGGCCAGATCCATGCCGCAGAACTTCAGGAATTGCCGGTGATGATTGAAGCGGCGCAGGTCTCCCGCCTCGGCCAGGATGGTTAGCGCATTGATCGGGCCGATGCCAGGCACTGACGTGAGAAGCTGGTAGTGGGGGTGATCACTGAGCAGTTCAACTGCCCGACTCTCGATCTCGTTGCGCTGGCGGATCAAGCTGCGGCCTTCGGCCAGCACCATGCGGAACATCCGCAGCGCATCGGAATCGGCTGCGACCGGCAACCCCACCGAACTGCGCGCCGTCTCGTAAATGTCTGAGATCAGAGCGGCTTTCGAAACCTTCTTCCCCACGACTGCCCATGCGGCCGCAACGAAATCATCCTTGTCCATTGCGGTGATCAGGTGTGGCGACGGGAACATCTCGAGAAAGGCAAGAAACCAGTCGCTTCGGGAACTGCGCTGGAAGCGGCCAGCTTCAGGAAAATAGAGAGGGAGATAGTGCCCCAAGATCCGATGCCACAGCTCGGTTTTGGCCTTTGATACGATCTCGTGCGTCTTGGACAGCTCCTGGATGTCGTTGATCCCCGCGTGGAGCGGATCCAGAAAGACCTGCGTGGCGCCGATCTGGAGCATGTGCAGGATAACCTGGGCGTCCTTCGGATCGTTCTTGTCCCAACTGTTGTGCAGCGCCTCGCGGGTTCTGGCCAACGCGACCGATGAAACGAGCTTCACGTCGAAGCCGGCCATGCCGAGGCGATACATCAGCGCGCGATGGTAGTTGCCCGTTGCCTCGAACCCAATCCTGACCGGGAGATGATAATCACCCAGCAGGGCGATGAGACGATAAAAGTCCTCGAGCGTATTGGTGATCGTCAGCCGCCGCCGGCGCGTCTTGCCGGGAACGGCGATCAGCACCTCGTGGCGATGCTTGGAAACGTCGATGCCTACCAGAACACGGGCATCCGCATTATGCTCAGCCTTGGCCATAGCCGGTCTCCTCTGTGGTGTGGGCTCGCAAAACCACCATAGAGACCTGAGCCCCGGTTATGGCCGCGCGCTGCGCCGTGTGAGGGCTTCGCGCGCGGCCATAACCTTCATGCGGCGCCGGGTTCCTGACGTGCTATGGCAAGGAGTTCACCGACCGGCTCTTCGGGCTGCGCCGCCGCTCCCCTACCGGCAATCATGAGTTCGACCGCCTCTGCGACGATCTCGGCATCGAGCACCCCCTGGCGCCGATGCACCCGCAAACCAACGGCATGGTGGAGCGGTTCAACGGCCGGATCGAGGATGTCCTGCAGAGCCACCGCTTCCACAGCGGCGAAGACCTGGAGCAGACCATCCTGCGGCTCATGTCCGCCTCTGCAACGGCCAGTTGCCCCAGCCTGTCCTCAAGGGTCGAACGCCCATCGACGCGCTCAAGGCTTGGCATCGCGAAAAACCGGAACTGTTCAGAAAGCAGCCGTATAATCACATGGGATATGACAGCTCAACATCGTCCTCGATGGTGTGCACAAGCTGGACGCGAGCGACTTTCTGCTCTGATCCGCACCCCGCAGGCAGCACCTTGAGGTGACCAGTTCAGCCGCGAGGCAATCGAGTAACCAGCAGCACGTCACCGTCGCTCAACCCCGTCCTGCAGATGGCGTAGCGCAGACCGGTGGGGGCAGGCACTAACCGGTTTCAACACCACCAGCGTACGCAGCATGCCACGAGCGGCTCATCAAGGCCGTCGCCTTCGCGCGAACCTCTCAGATCGGCCGAGCCACATGCATGAAATCCGGTCACGTCCGTCAATGTGGTGTAATTCCCGCGATGGCCTGAGGTCATGATCAGGCGGCCTTGGTCGTGAGACCGAGGACCTCGTGCTCTCCCACGTAGGTGACGCCCAAGGCGATGTAGACCGCATTCGTCATTGGGCTCGAACCGATGGCGCCTTGATGGCTCATTCCTGACCATCCGGCTGTCGGCATCGCGGATCTTCACCCGCGGGGCGTCGATAATGGAGGAGGATCAGAAAACGGGGGCGGAGCCCCGTTTTCCCGACGACGGATCGGATACATTCGGTCCAGCGCCCGGTGCTGCCAGTCCCGGACTTCCTCCAGCACGGCATCGGTGACGCGGCTGATCAGGTCGGGCGACCTCCGAAGTCCGTAAAGCTCCTCGAGACTCGTCTGGATGTCGCGAACCGAAAGCCCGGCGGCGTAAAGGCCGATGATCTTGTCATCCACCCTGTCGATCCGGGTCTGGCCTTTTTTCACCAGCTCCGGCTCGAAGCTACCGTTCCGGTCGCGTGGCACCGCCAGCGGCACCTCGCCGTCCGAGCCCTTCACCCGCTTTGTCGCGGTGCCATTGCGGCGGTTGGCCTGTTTGGGTGGCGGTTCCGCTCCAGCCTCATAGCCCAGATGCGCGGTCAGTTCGGCCCCGAGCATCCGCTCCATCAGCCGAACCTTCGGTTACTTCATCAGCCCGGCATCGCCGAGCAGATCCTCGGGCCGCTTGCAGCCCTTCAGCAACTCGTCATCGTCCTTGCTCCTCTCAGGAAGCATGGACCGAGTCAGTCATGCACAGAAGATCGGACACTCTCCATGGCGGGTACCCGTGG contains:
- a CDS encoding IS110 family transposase; the encoded protein is MAKAEHNADARVLVGIDVSKHRHEVLIAVPGKTRRRRLTITNTLEDFYRLIALLGDYHLPVRIGFEATGNYHRALMYRLGMAGFDVKLVSSVALARTREALHNSWDKNDPKDAQVILHMLQIGATQVFLDPLHAGINDIQELSKTHEIVSKAKTELWHRILGHYLPLYFPEAGRFQRSSRSDWFLAFLEMFPSPHLITAMDKDDFVAAAWAVVGKKVSKAALISDIYETARSSVGLPVAADSDALRMFRMVLAEGRSLIRQRNEIESRAVELLSDHPHYQLLTSVPGIGPINALTILAEAGDLRRFNHHRQFLKFCGMDLATVQSGLFRGRSRISKYGNARLRRTLWMAGQTAVLQRANSFRDKFERYIAQDRHNPDLRRKAYTAIAAKMARTIHAVIKSGEPYRPFFEGASPSGRTSLWRAVEAAC
- a CDS encoding transposase, yielding MERMLGAELTAHLGYEAGAEPPPKQANRRNGTATKRVKGSDGEVPLAVPRDRNGSFEPELVKKGQTRIDRVDDKIIGLYAAGLSVRDIQTSLEELYGLRRSPDLISRVTDAVLEEVRDWQHRALDRMYPIRRRENGAPPPFSDPPPLSTPRG